The genomic interval TCTCGAAGGCATTGCCCGCAGTTTCGGCTGGTTCCGCCTCGCCGCCGTGCCGGTCTACATCATCCGGCCGCTCCTGATCGCGGCGCTCTGCCTTGGCCTGACGCAAGCGGGCGTCGTGCTGACGCTGCCGGTGGTCGGGGCGGTGCTGGTGGTCTCTATGGCAATGGTGGCCATCGGTGTCGCGCTGGTGGTGGCATCGCGGCTGAAGTCCGAGGAGAGCGTGCAGTCTTCGCCCCGTCGCCAGAGCCTCTGGCTTAGGGCGTCCCTCCCGCTGCTGGTCGTTTCCGGGCTAGAAGATCTGCTGAGCTATTCCGACGTTCTGGTGCTCAGCCTTCTCGCCAGCCCCGATGAGGTCGCGATCTATTTCGCTGCGGCACGGACCTTGGCTCTGGCCAATTTTGTCGCCTATGCGGTCTATCTGGTGTCCGGTCGACGCTTTGCGCTCGATCTCGCCTCCCGAGACCGGGGTGAATTGCAACGCTCGATCAGCACCGCATCGCGGCTGACCTTCTGGTCGACGCTGGCCGCCGTCGCGGTGACGTTAGCGGTGGGGCCCTACCTCCTCGCGGCGTTCGGCGCAGGCTTTGCCGATGGTTATGTCGTCATGGCCATTCTGGGTGCAGGCCTGATTGCCAAGTCGATTTCGGGGCAGGCGGGGGAATTGCTGGTCGTCACCGGCCGCCAGCGCGAAGTGATCTGGTTGTCGGCGGTGGTGCTGGTCTCCAGCGGCGCGCTTTGCTTCGTGCTGGTGCCCATGTTCGGCATCATGGGCGCCGCCATCGCCACGGCGACGACCATGCTGGTGCGCAGCCTGGCCTTGATCGCCACCGTCTGGCGCGTCGAAAAACTGCAGGTCGTCGCCCTGGGTCTGCCGCTGCGGATCGGTGTCTGACCGACCCGCAGCGATTGCGTCAGGCGTTCTGCCAGTGCCGGTAGAGTGCCGCAATGTCGGCGCTGCATAGCAGGGGCATGGCGGCCTCTAGCTGATCCTCGGACCAGTCCCACCACTGCATTTCGAGCAGCATGGCGATCTGCTCGTCATTGAAGCGCTTGCGGATGGGCTTGGCTGGGTTGCCGCCGACAATGGTGTAGGGCTCGACATCCTTGGTCACCAAAGCGCGGGTGCCGATGACCGCGCCGTGGCCGATGGTGACGCCCGCCATGATGATGGCCTCCGAACCAATCCACACATCATTGCCGATCACGGTATCGCCCGCCGCCTTGAAGCCGTCCACGGCTCCCGCAAATTCGGGGTGATCGGGCAGATAAAAGAACGGGAACGTGCTGACCCAGTCGTTCCGGTGGCCCTGATTGCCGGCCATGATGAAGGCGGCGCCCGAGCCGATGGAACAGAAACTGCCCACGATCAGCTTGTCGGCGCCCTCATGCGGCAAGAGGAACCGGGCGCAGTCGTCAAAGCTGTGGCCGTGATAATAGCCCGAATAATAGCTGTAGCGCCCGACAACGATATTGGGATGGGTGACCTGACGGTCAAGCGGAATGCCCTTGAAGGGGCTCTCGAAAAAATTGGTCATTTCTGTCTCTGAGGTCGACCTGCCGACAGAACGTCGCTCTCCCTTGCGAGAGCAAACGGCACAAGGTCAGGCAGGGTGGTGAAATCGAAGATCCGCACGGCTACCGAGGGGGCGGCCATGATCAAGCGGAATGCCGCTTGTCGGAAGTGCTCCGCTGAACGCGCTTAGGCGATCAGGTGCACGTGGTGCTTGGTTGCTTCGATTATCATGGGGGCGAGGATAGGTCCCCGGGCAGTGGTGTCAAGTTCGCCAGCAGGGAGCAGCCAGTAGACCTCACCCTGAGCGTGTCGAAGGGCGAGGTCGTGGCTGGATGGTGCCACGACCTCGTGGTTCGACAGGCTCACCATGAGGTCTACTGCTTAAGCCGCGAAGTAGCTCTGCAGCGAGCGGACCTGGAGGCTGCCCTTTTTGAGGGCGACGATGCCTTCCACGGCGGCGAGGGCGCCGTCGATGGTCGTGTAGTAGGGGATCTTGGCCAAGAGAGCCGTGCGACGGATGTCGCGGCTGTCCGAAATCGACTTCATGCCGTCGGTGGTGTTAATCACCAGCTGCACGCCGCCATTTTTCATCGAGTCAACGATATGCGGACGGCCTTCGAGCACCTTGTTGATCTTGGTCGATGGAATGTTGTTGTCGACCAGATAACGCTGCGTGCCGCCCGTCGCGAGGATTTCAAAGCCGGCTTCGACGAGATGGCGCGCCATGTCGACGATATACTGCTTGTCTTCGTCACGCACCGAGATGAAGGCCCGGCCCGAGGTCGGAACCTTCTGGCCCGCGCCCATCTGCGACTTGGCAAAGGCCATGGCGAAATCGGTGTCGAGGCCGATGACTTCGCCGGTCGACTTCATTTCGGGGCCCAGCACGGTGTCAACGCCGGGGAAGCGGTTGAACGGGAACACGGCTTCCTTGACGGCGATGTGCTTGAACGTCTTTTCCACCAGACCAAAGCTGGCCAGGCTCTCGCCGGCCATGATGCGGCTGGCGATCTTGGCGATGGGCTCGCCGATCACCTTGGCCACGAAGGGCACGGTACGCGAGGCGCGTGGATTGACTTCGAGCAGGTAGATGACGCCGTCCTTGAGCGCATACTGCACGTTCATCAGGCCACCGACCTTGAGGGCGAAAGCCAGCTCGGCCGTCTGGCGCTTGAGTTCGGCGATGATCTCGGGCGACAGGTTCTGTGGTGGCAGCGAGCAGGCCGAGTCACCGGAGTGAATACCGGCCTCTTCGATATGCTCCATGATGCCGGCAACGAACACGTCCTTCCCATCGCATAGCGCATCGACGTCGATTTCGGTGGCGCCCGACAGGTAGCCGTCAAACAGCAGCGGGTTGTCGCTGAGGACCGAATTGATCTGGCCGGTCTTGTCGTTGGGGTAACGCTGCAAAATGTCTGGCGGCACGAGGCCGGTCAGGGTGTCCTGCACATAGCGTTCAAATTCGTTGGCCGAGTGGGCAATCGCCATGGCGCGGCCACCCAGCACGTAGCTTGGGCGGATCACCAGCGGATAGCCGAGGCGTTCGGCAACGAGACGCGCCTGCTCCAGCGAATAGGCAATGCCATTCTTGGGCTGGGTCAGCTCAAGCTTGTTGAGCAGCTTGCTGAACAAGTCGCGGTCTTCGGCCAGGTCGATGGCGTCTGGCTGGGTGCCCAGGATTGGCACGCCGGCCTTGAGCACGGCTTCGGCAAGGTTCAGCGGCGTCTGGCCGCCGAACTGCACGATCACGCCATGCAGCGTTCCGTTTTCCTTTTCGCGCAGCAGGATTTCGATGACGTCTTCTTCGGTCAGCGGCTCGAAATAGAGGCGGTCCGAGGTGTCATAGTCGGTCGAAACGGTTTCCGGGTTGCAGTTGACCATGATGGTCTCGTAACCCGCGTCAGCCAGCGCGAAAGCGGCATGGCAGCAGCAATAGTCGAACTCGATGCCCTGACCGATCCGGTTGGGGCCTCCACCGAGAATGACGACCTTCTTGCGGTCGGACGGGCGAGATTCGTCGGCCACGGCGCCATTGAACGGCACTTCATAGGTCGAATACATATAGGCGGTTGGCGAGGCGAACTCGGCCGCGGAGGTGTCGATGCGCTTATAGGCTGGCCGCACTTCGAGCGAGTGACGGAGCTTGCGCACATCGGTCGCCTTCACATTGGCGAGCTGGGCCAAACGGGCGTCGGAGAAGCCCATGGCCTTGAGCGACCGCAGATTGGCCGCATCCTGTGGAAGGCCGAACTGTTTGACCTTGTTTTCGGTGTCGACGATGCCCTGCATCTGCTCGAGGAACCAAGGGTCGATCTTGCAGGCCTCGTGAATGTCTTCAAGGCTCATGCCGAGACGCATGGCTTCGGCAACATGGAGCAGGCGGTCAGGGGTGGGGGTGCCAAGCGCCGCCTTGATGGCGTTCTTGTCTTCGCCTTCGCCGAGACCGGGAATGCCGATTTCGTTTAGACCGGTCAGGCCGGTTTCAAGCGAGCGGAGCGCCTTCTGCAGCGATTCCTGGAAGGTACGGCCGATCGCCATGGCTTCGCCGACCGACTTCATCGAGGTGGTCAGGCGGTTGTCGGCGCCGGGGAATTTTTCGAACGCAAAGCGTGGAATCTTGACCACGACATAGTCGATGGTGGGTTCAAACGACGCCGGGGTCATGCCGCCGGTGATGTCATTGTCCAATTCGTCGAGCGTGTAACCGACGGCAAGGCGCGCCGCGACCTTGGCAATCGGGAAGCCGGTGGCCTTCGATGCCAGTGCGGACGAGCGCGACACGCGTGGGTTCATTTCGATGACGACCATGCGGCCATCGGCAGGGTTGATGCCGAACTGCACGTTCGAGCCACCGGTTTCGACACCGATCTCGCGCAGCACCGCCAGCGAGGCGTCGCGCATGATCTGGTATTCCTTGTCGGTCAGCGTCAGGGCTGGCGCGACAGTGATCGAGTCGCCGGTGTGGACGCCCATCGGGTCGATATTTTCGATCGAGCAGATGATGATGCAGTTGTCCTTCTTGTCGCGGACAACTTCCATTTCGTACTCTTTCCAGCCGAGCACGCTTTCCTCGACCAGAACTTCATTGGTCGGGCTGGCATCGACGCCGCTCTCGACAATGGCGAGATATTCTTCGCGGTTGTAAGCGATGCCGCCGCCGGTGCCGCCAAGCGTGAACGACGGGCGGATGATGGCGGGCAGGCCGATTACCTCAAGCGCCTGCAGCGCTTCGATGGTGTTGTGAGCCAGCATGGAGCGCGGGGTTTCGAGCCCGATCTTCTTCATGGCATCGCGGAACAGTTCGCGATCTTCAGCCTTGTCGATGGCTTCGGCGGTCGCGCCGATCATTTCGACATTGTACTTTTCGAGAATGCCCATCTTGCGCAGCGACAGCGCGCAGTTGAGAGCCGTCTGGCCGCCCATGGTGGGCAGCAGGGCGTCGGGGCGTTCCTTTTCGATGATCTTGGCGACGACCTCTGGAGTGATGGGCTCCATATAGGTCGCGTCGGCCAGATCGGGATCGGTCATGATCGTCGCTGGATTGGAGTTCACCAGAATGATCCGGTAGCCCTCTTCCTTAAGCGCCTTGCACGCCTGGGTGCCCGAATAGTCAAATTCGCAGGCCTGGCCGATGATGATCGGACCCGCACCGATGATGAGGATCGATTTGATGTCGGTACGTTTTGGCATAGGGCTCGCTCAACTTGTCTATCGTTGGTCGGGCGAGAGGAAAGAATCGCCCGGACAGCACCTGTCTCGCGGCAAACCGCACGGCAACTGAGCGCTGCAGCGCGGGGTCATGTTCAGACATGGTGGTTAGGTGGGCTGTCTAGCGGAGAAGATGGGGAAAGCCAACCCCATACGCACGCATCTGGTGATGCTTAAACAGCTTAGGCGCTTTTAAGCCTAGGCGGCATGGGCCCAAAGCTGACACGCCAAACCTTCCAGCACCTGATCGATGCTGTATGGCTTTTGTACGAAGACGGCGCCGGGCGGCAATTGTGCCGGGGTCGGGCGGACACCGCCCGAGACGATCACGATGGGCAGGCCTGGCTTTTGCTGGGCAAAGCGCCAGGCCAAGTCGAGGCCGTTCATGGTGCCGGGCATTTCGATATCGGTGATCAGCGCGTCGATCTGGGCGGTTGGCAGGTGCTGCGCAGCGGTATCGGCGGTCGCGACGGGCAGGGCCGCGATGCCGTGATCTTCGAGATTGTCCACCAGGTCGAGCAAAAGCATCGCCTGATCTTCAACAACAAGAACCCTAGAAATCCCGGACACGGTCAAACCTCACGTCTATCACGACAGATAGAAGTACCGCAGAAGGGTTAAAGTTGCTGCATGGCAGGGTTGGCCCGGAGTCATAGTTAGAATTTGGTTCAAACTGGCGCTATTTGGAGCGCCACAGGCCCACGCGCAGGCCGCCATGCAGCACGGTTGGTTCGACCAGTTCGAGGCCCAGTCCGGTCGCCTTGGCCAGTTCCTTGTCTGTGGTGATGATGCCGACGCGCCAGCCGGGGAATTTGGCTTTGAGCACATTGCCCAGCGAGCGATAGAGCCCCAATAGCGGCGCCTTGCTGCCGATGCGGTTGCCATAGGGCGGGTTGATGATGATGATGCCGGGCGGCGCATCGAGCGGCTCCAGCGTTTCAACGCTATTCTGCTCGAACTCCACCAGATCGGCCACGCCAGCGCGAATGGCGTTTTCCTGGCTCATGCGGATGGCGCCGGCGTCACGATCCGAGCCGTAGAAGCGGGCGGTGGTGGTGCGCGGCTCTGTCGGTGCGCGGAGCTTTTCCCAGACCTTGGCGTCAAAACCACGCAACTGCTCGAACGCAAACTGGCGCTCGCGGCCGGGCTTGAGGCCGAGGGCAATCTCGGCCGCCTCGATGACGAACGTGCCCGAGCCGCACATCGGGTCGAACACCGTCTGGGTGCCGTCGAACCCGCATTGGCGCAAAAACATCGCGGCCATGGTCTCGCGCATCGGCGCCTTGTTGACGGCTTCCTTGAAGCCCCGCTTGTGCAGCGACTCGCCCGTCGTATCGACGCTGACGGTCACCATGTCGTCCTCGATGCGCACCATCACGCGCAGCTCGGCTTCGTCGCTGATCGGCGCGCCGAGTTCTTCGGCTATGGCATTGGCGGCGCGCTGGCTGGCGGCCCCGGCATGATAGATGCGCGACCGCTTGCAGCTGGCTTCGACCTTGACCGGCACATCCGGCCGCAGGAAGCTCGCCCACTCCACCTTGCGCGCCCGCTTGTCGAGTTGGGCCAGATGCATGGCACGAAAGCTTGCCATCCGCGCCAGCACACGGGTGGCGCCGCGCAGTTCGAGATTGGCCTTCCACACATCGGGCCAGCCGCCTTCAAAGGCCACGCCGCCGTCGACGACCTTGGCTTGCGCAAAGCCGACAGCGCGGGCCTCCTCGCAAAGCGGGGCTTCAAGCCCCGGCGTGGCGACGAGGTAGATTTCAAATGGGGCTGGCTCGGTCATGGCGCAGCACTAGCTTGCGCGGGGCGGCGGAGCAATGGCTGGCGGGAAACCAAGACGATGCTGTAGCGTTTCCTTCAGACGGAGAATTGCCATGTGCCGCAACATCAAGCCGCTGTTCAACTTTGAGCCACCCGCCTCGCGCAACGAAATGCATGATGCGGCGCTGCAGTTCGTGCGCAAGATTTCCGGCTACAACACGCCCTCAAAGGCCAATGAAGCGGCGTTTCACGAGGCGGTTGAAGACGTCGAAAAGATCGTGCGGAAGCTCTTGGCTTCGCTCGATACCAGCGCGCCGCCCAAGGATCGCGAGATCGAGGCGGCCAAGCACAAGGAGCGCTCCAAACTCCGCTTTGGCACCGCCTGACCTATTCCTCGGGCTCGGTGGTAAACAGCAGCGGAAATCCGTGCTGGTGGGCATAATCGGTCGCGCGGGTCGCCTTTTCGTCGGCTATTTCCTTGGTGAACACGGCAACGACGCAGGCGCCCTTGGTGTGCGCGGTCATCATGATGACATTGGCCTGCGCCTCGGGCACGCGGAACTCGTCCTTGAGCAGCCGCACGACGAATTCGCGCGGGGTAAAATCGTCGTTGACGAGGATCACCTTGTGCAGCGGCGGGCGTGCAGTTTTGAGCACGGTGGCCGTGCGGGGTTTTGTATTGGTGTCAGCCATTGGTCGCCTCCAGGGCGAAAGGGCAGGCGCATTGAACAAGCGGGCACTGCCTGATGCTCAGGGAAGCAAAATCGACCCCGCCGGGTCAAGTGACAATCTGGTGCTAGCGGCGCGGGCTGATCAGTTTGGCAAGGCCCAGCACGAAAATCGCAACGATGGCCGGGGCAATGGCGAGGAACGATCCCGCTGCCAAAAGTGCCCCCGTGCCCGCCCACATGATCGAGGCAAAGGCCTCGCTGAGCGTGGCGGCGCGCGAGGCGACCTGACGGCGGCGGAACATCGAGCGCTTGGCGACGACACGGAACCACAGCTGGATTGCGGTGGCCGAACCGGCTGACAGCGCAGCACAGAGCAGGGTGATCAGCGCCATATAGGGGTCGGTAAAGGCCATCAGCAACAGCAGGGGCGCCAGTACTGCCGCGATGACGATCAGCACAGCCTCGATCTTGGCGATCAACACTGTGCGCGGCGAAACCGGCGCGGTCACCACCAGATCATGGGCGTCTTCGCCGGAAATCGCGAGCCAGGCGAGACCGCCCGCCAGTTGCCCAGCCGCCATCACCAGCACGGGCACGACCACGACAAACGCCCCGGCATGATCGCCAAAGTTCATCCAGAGCAGCAAAGCAGGCGGCAGCAGATAAAGGATCTGCATCAGCGTTTGCGACAGCAGCCACGGATCGCGCTGCAGCAGCCTCCATTCCTTGATGCGCAACACGTGGCGCTGCGAACCCGATCGGAACGGGCGGGTCGAGGGACGCCGCTGGCTGCGAACATGGTTGAGCCCGGCAGCCGAAATGGCGTGGTGGCCATAGCTCGAGGCAGTGACGGCAATGGTGACGCCAAGCGCGCCAAGGCCGATGACCAGCAGCGCCAACGATTCCCCGAGGTCACCCATCACGGCGCGGGCCGGTATCCAGACCCAGCTTTCAACGCCCGGCGCGGCAGCGATGAAATCGGCCGACTGGAACAGCGAAAAGCGGGACATGTTGCCATAATAAAGGATCGCGGCGGCCTGAATGCCGATGACAAACCCGGCGCCAACCAGCGCCGCGACGATCTGGGCGATCAGCCGCGTCTGCTTGGGGCCGACAAAGCGGAACAGGGTGATGGTGATGGCCACGGCAATGGCAGTCGAGAGCGAACCCAGGGCGATCACCACGCCATAGGCGGCCAGCCATTTCGGGCCATCGAGAATGGCCAGCATATTGATCAGCGGGCTCGCCAGCAGGCCGGTCAGCAGCACGGTGGACAGCGCCACCGAAGCGGTGCGTACGGCAAATAACCGGCTGGATGAGGCGGGCGATGACAGGATCAGATCAAGGTCCGAGCGGGCGTAATAGACCCGCGTCACCGATTCGAGCGCCTGCGACAGCATCACCGTCCAGAACAACAATCCCATGCCGCTCAGCAGTACCAGCGTCGCCTTGTCCGGCACGACACCGCTGGCAACCCAGGGCGATACGAGGCCGAAAGCCATCAGGTGCAGCAGCGCGATGACGCAGAGCATGAAGATGGCGAGCCCGACGCCCTTGGCGCGGCGGCCGCCGGTCATCATGGACACCCATTCGCGCCAGGCCAGATTGAGTTCGTGGCGGGCGAACCAGGTCAGCGAGGCTGGGGTGCTCATGCCGCTTCCGTGCCCTGTGCGACGAGGTCGAGGAAAATGTCTTCAAGGCTCGACTCGCGCCCGATGCGGCTGCGCAACTCGGCCAGCGTGCCTTCGGCGATCAGGCGACCACCGGTGATGACGCCGATGCGCTCGGCCATGCGTTCGGCGACTTCGAGAATATGGGTGGTCATGATGACGGTCACGCCATCGCGGACCTTGCCGAGCAACACGTCCTTGACCTGCCGCGCCGAGCCCGCATCAAGCCCGGTCAGTGGCTCATCGAGAATGATCAGTTTGGGGTCATGCACCAGCGCCCCGGCCAGAGCCACCTTTTGCAGCATGCCCTTGGAAAAGCCGCCGCACAGCTCGTTGGCGTGTGGGCGCAGGCCCAGCCAGTCGATCAGCTCATTGGCCTGTGTTTCAGCGCGGCGCGCGTCGATCTGCCAGAGACCGGCGACAAATTCGAGATATTCGAGCGGCGTCAGCCGGTCATAGACCATGGGTTCGTCCGAGACCCAGGCCACGATGCGCTTGGCCGCGATGGGGTCGCGCCGCGCATCGATGCCGAAAATGGAAATCTCGCCCGCATCGGGCTGCAACAGCCCGGCAACCATGCGCAAGATTGTGGTTTTGCCCGCGCCATTGGGGCCCAGCAGGGCGTAAAACTCGCCTGCCCTGATCGTCAGATCCAGATCATTGACCACCGGACGGTCAAAACGCTTGCTCAGATTGGAAATGGCGAGGGCAGGGACGGTCATGCAGACGCTCCGGCAAATGGTCGTCGCACCCTACTGTAGCGGCCTTTCCCAGCGGTGAATCTGCAGCGTTAAGATTTTGGTATGACGCCATTTTTGCAGGTCGGCCCTGCATAAAGTGTGATTGCGGGCGAAGCGCTAACATTTTAGCTTATCGGGATACTTTCAATCTCGGGATTGTTGTCCCAACGCTGCGGCCGCCAATGTTCTGGCAGGAGCCGCGCGTGCGCCTTGGAGCCATCCATGACAGCCGCCAGTTTTCCTGTCCTCGGTCTGGGTGACCGAAACACCAAGCTCGCCGTTTTGGCGATGGCGATTGGCTCGTTTGGCATTGGCACCGGCGAGTTCGCCATCATGGGTCTGTTGCCCAATCTGGCCGCCGATATGGTCATTTCTGAGCCAGAAGCGGGCCATGTGATCAGCGCCTATGCGCTGGGCGTGGTCGTCGGCGCGCCGCTGTTTGCCGTGCTGTTTGCCAAGGCCCCGCGCAAGCCTTTGATGCTGTGGCTGATGGCCCTGTTCGCGCTGGGCAATTTCGGCAGCGCCGTTGCCCCTGACTACTTGTCGCTGATCGGCCTGCGCTTCCTCGCCGGCCTGCCGCATGGCGCCTATTTCGGCATTGCTGCGCTGATCGCCGCCTCGATGGTTGATGTCGGCTACCGCGCCCGCGCTGTTGGCCGGGTGATGCTGGGCCTTACCCTTGCCACCCTGATCGGCATGCCGCTGGCCACCTGGCTCGGCCAATATATGGGCTGGCGGCCGACTTTTGCCGGCGTTGGCCTGATCGGCGTTCTGGCGCTGCTGATGATCGTCCGTTTCGTGCCACAGATCCAGATTGCCGAGGGCGCGAGCCCGCTGCGCGAACTGGGTGCCCTCAAGCGCCCGCAGGTCTGGCTGACGTTGGGCATCGCGGCTGTGGGCTGCGGCGGCATGTTCTCGGTCTTCACCTATGTCGTGCCGCTGCTGACCGAAGTCGCGCAGGTGCCGATGGTCTGGGTGCCCCTGATCCTGGCGCTGTTTGGCGTCGGCATGACGCTGGGCAATATTCTGGGCGCAGCCATGGCCGACAAGGCGCTGATGCCGACCATTGGCGGCATGCTGGTGTTTAACGTCATCAGCCTTGCGGTCATTCCATGGACGGCGCAGTTCTGGCTGTCGGCCTCGATCAGCGTGCTGCTGGTTGGCTTCACCGTCGCCATCGGCACGGCTTTGCAGACCCGGCTGATGGATGTGGCGGAGGACGGCCAGACGCTGGCCGCGACGCTCAATCACGCCGCGTTCAATATCGGCAATGCGCTGGGTGCTTTGTTTGGTGGTTTGTCGATCGCGGCCGGTTTCGGCTGGGCGTCGACGGGTCCGGTGGGCGCTGTTCTGGCGCTTGGCGGCCTGATACTGTTCATCATCTCGGTGCTGCTCGACAAGCGCTGGCAGCCACTCGATATCGCTCCGCAGCCTGCGGAATAGAAAAGAGGCGGGCGCCGCAACGCCCGCCTTTTTTGCTTTAGGCGACAGTCAGCTTGACGTCGACATTGCCGCGTGTGGCGTTCGAGTAGGGGCAGACTTCGTGGGCCTTGTGCACCAGATCTTCGGCCTGCGCCTTTTCGAAGCCGGGCAGGTTCACCTTGAGCTCGACGGCGATATTGAAGCCCTTGGCGCCTTCATTGGCGTTTTCGCCGAATGAGACGGATGCGTCGATGCTGGCATCGTCTGGAATCTTGACCTTTTCGCCGCGGGCGACGGCCTTCAGCGCGCCCAGGAAGCAGGCCGAGTAACCGGCTGCGAACAGCTGCTCTGGATTGGTGCCTGCGCCGCCATTGCCGCCCATTTCCTTTGGCGTATCGAGCGTTACCGACAGGCGACCGTCATCGGTCGCGCTGGTGCCGGTGCGGCCGCCAGTGGTGTGGGCGTGAGCGGTATAAACTGCTGCTTTGATCGACATGGTAAGCTCCTTGGTTACGCAGGTTCGAGCGATTTAGTAGCGCGCAATTCAATTGCGCACAATTGAAAAATGAATCATAATCGGTTCAACGATTTTTCCCGGAGGCTCGCGGTGAGCAAGGCTGATCCTCTCAAGCTCGATTCCATGCTGTGCTTTGCCGTCTATGCGGCGGGGCATGCCTTTACGCGCTTTTACAAGCCGCGCCTCGACGCGCTGGGCCTGACCTATCCGCAATACCTAGCGTTTCTCGTGCTCTGGGAAGCGGACGGTCTTACGGTTAAGGCGCTGGGCGAGAAATTGTTCCTCGATTCCGGCACGATTACGCCCCTGATCAAACGCCTCGAAGCCCGCAGCCTGGTCCGCCGCCAGCGCGATGAGCAGGATGAACGGCTGGTGCGGATCTTTCTGACCGAGGAAGGTCAGGCCATGCGCGCCAAAGCGCTCGCCGTGCCCCTGGCTGTCGGGTCCGCCCTCGGCGTCGGCATGGATGAAGCAGCCGTCCTCCGCGAAAGCCTGCACCAGCTGCGCGAACGGCTGGATGCCAGCTCAGCGCTTTAGCGCAGCCCCACCGCATCAACCAGCCCCGAGCTACACCCGCTATTGACCGGATCAGCCGCCAGGATCAGCGCGTCGAAATCATCGGGGCTGCGAATATCCCCGGTAATGCCGATGCTCAGTTCCGTGATGATGATGCGGTTGCCGTCCGGCGCGCAGTCCATGCTGACGCGGTCGCCAGCGCCCCTGCCAAAACTGTCGTC from Devosia sp. 2618 carries:
- the carB gene encoding carbamoyl-phosphate synthase large subunit, with product MPKRTDIKSILIIGAGPIIIGQACEFDYSGTQACKALKEEGYRIILVNSNPATIMTDPDLADATYMEPITPEVVAKIIEKERPDALLPTMGGQTALNCALSLRKMGILEKYNVEMIGATAEAIDKAEDRELFRDAMKKIGLETPRSMLAHNTIEALQALEVIGLPAIIRPSFTLGGTGGGIAYNREEYLAIVESGVDASPTNEVLVEESVLGWKEYEMEVVRDKKDNCIIICSIENIDPMGVHTGDSITVAPALTLTDKEYQIMRDASLAVLREIGVETGGSNVQFGINPADGRMVVIEMNPRVSRSSALASKATGFPIAKVAARLAVGYTLDELDNDITGGMTPASFEPTIDYVVVKIPRFAFEKFPGADNRLTTSMKSVGEAMAIGRTFQESLQKALRSLETGLTGLNEIGIPGLGEGEDKNAIKAALGTPTPDRLLHVAEAMRLGMSLEDIHEACKIDPWFLEQMQGIVDTENKVKQFGLPQDAANLRSLKAMGFSDARLAQLANVKATDVRKLRHSLEVRPAYKRIDTSAAEFASPTAYMYSTYEVPFNGAVADESRPSDRKKVVILGGGPNRIGQGIEFDYCCCHAAFALADAGYETIMVNCNPETVSTDYDTSDRLYFEPLTEEDVIEILLREKENGTLHGVIVQFGGQTPLNLAEAVLKAGVPILGTQPDAIDLAEDRDLFSKLLNKLELTQPKNGIAYSLEQARLVAERLGYPLVIRPSYVLGGRAMAIAHSANEFERYVQDTLTGLVPPDILQRYPNDKTGQINSVLSDNPLLFDGYLSGATEIDVDALCDGKDVFVAGIMEHIEEAGIHSGDSACSLPPQNLSPEIIAELKRQTAELAFALKVGGLMNVQYALKDGVIYLLEVNPRASRTVPFVAKVIGEPIAKIASRIMAGESLASFGLVEKTFKHIAVKEAVFPFNRFPGVDTVLGPEMKSTGEVIGLDTDFAMAFAKSQMGAGQKVPTSGRAFISVRDEDKQYIVDMARHLVEAGFEILATGGTQRYLVDNNIPSTKINKVLEGRPHIVDSMKNGGVQLVINTTDGMKSISDSRDIRRTALLAKIPYYTTIDGALAAVEGIVALKKGSLQVRSLQSYFAA
- a CDS encoding class I SAM-dependent RNA methyltransferase is translated as MTEPAPFEIYLVATPGLEAPLCEEARAVGFAQAKVVDGGVAFEGGWPDVWKANLELRGATRVLARMASFRAMHLAQLDKRARKVEWASFLRPDVPVKVEASCKRSRIYHAGAASQRAANAIAEELGAPISDEAELRVMVRIEDDMVTVSVDTTGESLHKRGFKEAVNKAPMRETMAAMFLRQCGFDGTQTVFDPMCGSGTFVIEAAEIALGLKPGRERQFAFEQLRGFDAKVWEKLRAPTEPRTTTARFYGSDRDAGAIRMSQENAIRAGVADLVEFEQNSVETLEPLDAPPGIIIINPPYGNRIGSKAPLLGLYRSLGNVLKAKFPGWRVGIITTDKELAKATGLGLELVEPTVLHGGLRVGLWRSK
- a CDS encoding response regulator translates to MSGISRVLVVEDQAMLLLDLVDNLEDHGIAALPVATADTAAQHLPTAQIDALITDIEMPGTMNGLDLAWRFAQQKPGLPIVIVSGGVRPTPAQLPPGAVFVQKPYSIDQVLEGLACQLWAHAA
- a CDS encoding oligosaccharide flippase family protein, whose protein sequence is MSSPARGGLIDTALAFGIRVLSAGLMFGLQVLLARLMPLDGYGGFVTIWTWMLALGSFAALGFAESSVRFLPRYRARGREGHIQGYWRYGLRLVVLVSGAVAVIAAGAALLYGAEAGPGLMVLLVALGLPFLAVEYYLEGIARSFGWFRLAAVPVYIIRPLLIAALCLGLTQAGVVLTLPVVGAVLVVSMAMVAIGVALVVASRLKSEESVQSSPRRQSLWLRASLPLLVVSGLEDLLSYSDVLVLSLLASPDEVAIYFAAARTLALANFVAYAVYLVSGRRFALDLASRDRGELQRSISTASRLTFWSTLAAVAVTLAVGPYLLAAFGAGFADGYVVMAILGAGLIAKSISGQAGELLVVTGRQREVIWLSAVVLVSSGALCFVLVPMFGIMGAAIATATTMLVRSLALIATVWRVEKLQVVALGLPLRIGV
- a CDS encoding DUF2277 domain-containing protein — protein: MCRNIKPLFNFEPPASRNEMHDAALQFVRKISGYNTPSKANEAAFHEAVEDVEKIVRKLLASLDTSAPPKDREIEAAKHKERSKLRFGTA
- the catB gene encoding type B chloramphenicol O-acetyltransferase, coding for MTNFFESPFKGIPLDRQVTHPNIVVGRYSYYSGYYHGHSFDDCARFLLPHEGADKLIVGSFCSIGSGAAFIMAGNQGHRNDWVSTFPFFYLPDHPEFAGAVDGFKAAGDTVIGNDVWIGSEAIIMAGVTIGHGAVIGTRALVTKDVEPYTIVGGNPAKPIRKRFNDEQIAMLLEMQWWDWSEDQLEAAMPLLCSADIAALYRHWQNA
- the clpS gene encoding ATP-dependent Clp protease adapter ClpS produces the protein MADTNTKPRTATVLKTARPPLHKVILVNDDFTPREFVVRLLKDEFRVPEAQANVIMMTAHTKGACVVAVFTKEIADEKATRATDYAHQHGFPLLFTTEPEE